A stretch of the Eulemur rufifrons isolate Redbay chromosome 20, OSU_ERuf_1, whole genome shotgun sequence genome encodes the following:
- the SLC49A3 gene encoding solute carrier family 49 member A3, protein MEEPARAGPRVAADGPEASRDRTETAEGEPGAAETPALGARPAHRAYARRWVFLLVVSLLSCSNAMLWLSFAPVADTIAEHFFLSTEQINWLSLVYLVVSIPFGVVAIWMLDSVGLRGATILGAWLNFAGSVLRTLPCVAVGTLHPFAFFMGGQSLCALAQTLVIFSPAKLAALWFPEHQRATANMIATMSNPLGILVANVLSPALVKKGEDIPIMLGICAIPAGLACLLATTCLWESVPPTPPSAGAASSTSEKFLDGLKLVAPPLQLLRNKAYILLAVCFGGGTGIFSSLMALLEQIFCASGYSSEFSGLCGALFIVFGILGALVLGIYVDRTKCFTEATKISFCLTSLACVAFALVSQLQGQTFALAAICSLLGLFGFSVAPVAMELAVECSFPVGEGAAAGLVFVLGQVEGVIIMVALMALTVRHREPSFSTCKHGEDPLDWTGSLLLLAGLCTLFSCVLVLFFHTPYRRLRAESGVSPSAQDMCPGAEDHESNPEITP, encoded by the exons ATGGAGGAGCCGGCTAGGGCCGGGCCAAGGGTGGCCGCGGACGGGCCCGAAGCCTCCAGGGACCGGACGGAGACAGCCGAGGGCGAGCCGGGGGCCGCCGAGACCCCGGCCCTGGGCGCACGGCCGGCCCACCGTGCCTACGCGCGCCGCTGGGTCTTCCTGCTGGTGGTCAGCCTGCTCAGCTGCTCCAACGCCATG CTGTGGCTCAGCTTCGCACCTGTCGCCGACACCATCGCTGAGCACTTCTTCCTGTCCACGGAACAGATCAACTGGCTCTCACTGGTCTACCTTGTGGTGTCCATCCCGTTTGGTGTAGTGGCCATCTGGATGCTGGACTCTGTTGGGCTCCGCGGGGCT ACCATCTTGGGCGCCTGGCTGAACTTCGCTGGGAGTGTGCTACGCACCCTGCCCTGCGTGGCCGTTGGGACCCTCCACCCATTCGCCTTCTTCATGGGTGGCCAGAGCCTCTGTGCCCTGGCCCAGACCCTGGTCATCTTCTCTCCAGCCAAGCTGGCTGCCTTGTGGTTCCCAGAGCACCAGCGAGCCACGGCCAACATGATCGCAACCATGT CAAACCCCCTGGGCATCCTTGTGGCTAATGTGCTGTCACCTGCACTGGTCAAGAAGGGCGAGGACATTCCCATTATG CTGGGCATCTGTGCTATCCCTGCTGGCCTCGCCTGCCTGCTGGCCACCACCTGCCTCTGGGAGagtgtgccccccaccccaccctccgcCGGGGCTGCCAGCTCCACCTCGGAGAAGTTCCTGGACGGGCTCAAGCTGGTTG cccctcccctccagctcctGCGGAACAAGGCCTACATCCTCCTGGCCGTGTGCTTCGGAGGGGGCACTGGGATCTTCTCCAGCCTCATGGCCCTCCTGGAGCAGATCTTCTGCGCGAGCGGCTACTCCAGT gagTTTTCAGGCCTCTGTGGGGCTCTTTTCATCGTGTTTGGAATTCTGGGGGCGCTGGTTCTTGGCATCTACGTCGACCGGACCAAGTGCTTCACCGAGGCCACCAAGATTAGCTTCTGCCTGACCTCTCTGGCCTGCGTGGCCTTTGCCTTG GTGTCCCAGCTGCAGGGACAAACCTTTGCCCTGGCCGCCATCTGCTCACTGCTTGGGCTCTTTGGCTTCTCGGTAGCGCCCGTGGCCATGGAACTGGCAGTGGAGTGCTCCTTCCCTGTGGGGGAGGGTGCTGCCGCTGGCCTGGTCTTTGTGCTGGG GCAGGTGGAGGGTGTGATTATCATGGTGGCGCTGATGGCGCTGACTGTGCGTCACCGAGAGCCATCATTCTCCACCTGCAAGCATGGCGAGGACCCCCTTGACTGGACAG ggtccctgctgctgctggccgGCCTGTGCACCCTCTTCAGCTGTGTCTTGGTGCTCTTCTTCCACACCCCATACCGGCGCCTGAGGGCCGAGTCTGGCGTGTCCCCCTCTGCCCAGGACATGTGCCCAGGAGCTGAAGACCATGAGTCCAACCCTGAAATCACCCCTTGA
- the MYL5 gene encoding LOW QUALITY PROTEIN: myosin light chain 5 (The sequence of the model RefSeq protein was modified relative to this genomic sequence to represent the inferred CDS: substituted 1 base at 1 genomic stop codon), translated as MDQNRDGFTDKEDLKDTYESLGKINVKDDXLDDMLKEASGPINFTMFLNLFGEKLSGTEAEETILNAFKMLDPKGKGSINKEYIKRLLMSQADKMTADEGDQMFQFATVDAAGNLDYRVLSCVTTHGEEKE; from the exons ATGGATCAAAACCGAGATGGCTTCACTGACAAGGAGGACCTGAAGGACACCTATGAGTCCCTGG GCAAGATCAATGTCAAGGATGACTAGCTGGATGACATGCTTAAGGAGGCCTCAGGGCCCATCAACTTCACCATGTTCCTGAACCTGTTTGGGGAGAAACTGAGCG GTACGGAAGCTGAGGAGACCATTCTAAATGCCTTCAAGATGCTCGACCCCAAGGGCAAAGGCAGCATCAACAAGGAATA CATCAAACGTCTGCTGATGTCCCAGGCTGACAAGATGACCGCAGATGAG GGCGACCAGATGTTCCAGTTCGCCACCGTCGACGCAGCGGGCAACCTCGACTACAGGGTGCTGAGCTGCGTGACCACCCACGGGGAGGAAAAGGAGTGA